One window from the genome of Bufo bufo chromosome 4, aBufBuf1.1, whole genome shotgun sequence encodes:
- the LOC120997459 gene encoding zinc finger protein OZF-like produces the protein MLNYKEEDIMQRSSGENLISCKVLPGDHSTDLLYNLPKSEEPSPDLQIVTMAPDLSYNPLNHEEPFPDQSQIATTSTEQKGGKMFNCSECGKQFAYSSGLCRHRRIHTGEKTYSCSLCRKCFLNKSDLVRHERSHTGEKPYSCSECGKCFTEKSALVNHERIHTGEKPFSCLQCGKCFTEKSNLITHQRMHRGEKPYPCSVCGKCFTGKSNLNRHKRIHTGEKPYSCSECGKCFKEKSGLLTHELTHTGVRSFSCSECGKYFTNKSNLLIHQRIHRGEKPYSCSECGKCFTVISNLLTHQRSHTGEKPYSCSECEKCFINKSNLIIHERSHTGEKPYFCSECGKCFTNKSNLSKHERIHTGEKPFSCSVCGKCFTNKSDLFKHERIHTGEKSYSCSESALKVSEKHLGDFTQRR, from the coding sequence ATGTTAAATTATAAAGAAGAAGATATCATGCAGCGCTCTTCAGGGGAAAACCTAATTTCCTGTAAAGTACTTCCAGGAGATCACAGTACAGATCTATTGTATAATCTCCCTAAATCTGAGGAACCTTCTCCCGACTTGCAGATTGTTACCATGGCTCCAGATCTATCATATAATCCTCTTAATCATGAGGAACCTtttcctgaccaatcacagattgctACTACAAGTACTGAGCAGAAAGGGGGTAAAATGTTTAACTGCAGTGAATGTGGAAAACAGTTTGCTTACAGCTCCGGTCTTTGTAGACATAgacgaattcacacaggagagaagacaTACTCATGTTCACTATGTAGGAAatgttttttaaataaatcagatcttgttagacatgagagaagtcacacaggagagaagccatattcatgctctgaatgtgggaaatgtttcactgaaaaatcagctcttgttaatcatgagagaattcacacaggagaaaagccattttcatgtttacaATGTGGGAAGTGCTTCACAGAAAAATCAAATCTCATAACCCATCAGAGAATGCAcagaggagagaaaccatatccatgttcagtatgtgggaaatgttttacaggtaAATCAAATCTTAATCggcataagagaattcacacaggagagaagccgtattcttgttcagaatgtgggaaatgtttcaaagAAAAATCAGGTCTCTTAACACATGAGTTAACTCACACAGGTGTGAggtcattttcatgttcagaatgtgggaaatactttacaaataaatcaaatcttcttatacatcagagaattcacagaggagagaagccatattcgtgttcagaatgtgggaaatgtttcacagTGATATCAAATCTCCttacacatcagagaagtcacacaggagagaagccgtattcatgctcagaatgtgagaaatgtttcataaataaatcaaatcttattatacatgagagaagtcacacaggagagaaaccatatttttgttcagaatgtgggaaatgttttacaaacaaATCAAATCTTAGCAAGcatgaaagaattcacacaggagagaagccattttcatgttcagtatgtggcaaatgttttacaaataaatccGATCTttttaaacatgagagaattcacacaggagaaaagtcatattcatgttcagaat